A stretch of DNA from Mesorhizobium onobrychidis:
CCGTGTCGATGCCGCGTTGGCGCAGTTCCGATGCAGCGCCCGTCCAGGCGTCGAAGTCCTCGCGGCCGTGGCTGGGCGAGGTGTGAACGAAGCCGGTGCCGGCTTCGTCGGTGACATGCTCGCCGGCGAGCATTGGGACCGGGAATTCGTAGCCGCCATTCAAACCTTTGAAAGGATGAGAAAGCGTAAGGCTTCCAAGCTCTTCCGCCGAAACGTTACGGAGCCGATTCATCGTCACTTTGGCTTTGACCGCAGCCTCTTCCGCCAGCTCGTCGGCAAAGATCAGCTTTTCGCCAGGTTGCGGGCCGAAAGCATTCTCAGCTGCCGTGACCTCGTAGAGGCCATAGTTGATGCGAGGCGAATAGTTCACGGCACGGTTGCCGGGAATGGTCCACGGCGTCGTCGTCCAGATGACGACGTGGGCCTCCAGCAAGTCCAGTGACGTCTGCGTCAGCTTTGGATCCAAGGCCGGCTGCCCATCTTCGACGTTGGTGACCTGACGAGCGAGGCTGACGACCGGAAACTTCGCCCAGATCGTGTCGCTCTCGTAGTCCTGGTACTCGACCTCGGCCTCGGCCAGCGCGGTGCGCTCGACAACGCTCCACATCACCGGCTTGGAGCCGCGATAGAGCTGGCCGGACATGGCGAATTTCAACAGTTCGCCGGCGATGCGCGCCTCGGCGTGGAACGCCATCGTCGTATAGGGATTGTCGAAGTCGCCGACGACACCCAGCCGCTGGAATTCTGCGCCCTGCACTTTGATCCAGTGCGCGGCGAACTCGCGGCATTCCTTACGGAACTCGTTGACCGGGACCTCGTCCTTGTTCTTGCCTTTGGCGCGGTATTGCTCCTCGATTTTCCATTCGATCGGCAGGCCGTGACAATCCCAGCCGGGCACGTAGTTCGAGTCGTAGCCGCGCATCTGGAACGAGCGGGTGATGACGTCCTTGAGGATCTTGTTCAGCGCATGACCGATGTGGATGTTGCCATTGGCGTAGGGCGGGCCGTCATGCAGCACGTATTTTTCGCGGCCAGCGGCGTTGTCGCGCAGCTTGCGGTAGAGGTCCATATCCTGCCAGCGCTTGACCAGCAGCGGCTCCTTCTCGGGCAAGCCGGCGCGCATCGGGAAATCCGTCTGCGGCAAATAAAGCGTTTTGGAATAGTCGATCGTTTCAACAGTGTCGGTCATTGGGGTATCGGTCATTGGTCTGCCATATGCATTGCCCGGCGGCAAAGGAGCCCGGGCATTGAACTATCATGATCTTGAAAAAGCGCGAGAGGCCGCGCGCAAAAATTCCCGGCGGCTCCGGCGGCGCTCAGGCCGCCCGAAACACCGGGCCTGTAATTCGTATCGTCAGCGCGAAAAGGCGCGAAAAGCTCGTCATGGCTGGGCTTTTAACCGAGACAGGCGATGTTGAAAAGCCCGAACTCTCGGTGTCTTCCCTGCAGCTTGTGAGGTCACAATGCATCCGTTAGATACGCGATTGCCGGGCCAAGGCACTCACATCGAGAAATCGAAGCGATAGGTCGTCGACACGCCGATCATGAACTGATCTCTGGAGCCGCGCTCCTTGACCAGGCTGGAATCGGCCGCCGGGCCGCCCTCGCCGGCTTCGGCGGCACCGGTCGCGCCCAGCATGAAGCTGGCCAAGACCACCTGAAACACCCTGACAGAACGCATCGTCACTCCATACGCACGAAACACCGGCGGGAACAACCAGCCTGGCCAAGAGCCATGGCGCCGGTTCAGTAAACTTTGATTTAAATTCGAAACGCTGCCTCGCTTTTTTGGCGTGCGTCTGGCGCGAGCTGCTCGCTGGACGGGCAAGGCCTTCGGCGCTACCCTCCAAATCGGCAAGTTGCCAGGCGACGATGGAGATGGCGGCAATGACCCTGCAGGGCGACGCTTTAAAGGATGCAATCGGTCAGACGCGGGCGAAATGGGGATGGTTCGTCGGGCTCGGCGTGCTGCTGCTGATCCTCGGCGGCATTGCCTTCGGCAATCTGTTCATCGCCACGGTCGCCTCGGTCTACGTCGTCGGCTGGCTGATGCTGATGGCCGGAATCATCGAGATCATGCATGCCTTCGGTGTGAAGACTTGGAGCCGGTTCTTCTACTGGCTGCTCAGCGGTCTTCTCTATGCCGTCGCCGGGTTCTTCGCCTTCTACAACCCGCTGCTGGCGTCGGCGGTGCTGACCTTCCTGCTGGCGGTCGCCCTTCTCGCTTCAGGCGTGCTCAGGGCCTGGGTCGGGTACAAGCACAGACCGGAAAAAGGCTGGGGCTGGCTGGTTGCGGCCGGCGTCATCAGCGCGCTGGCAGGCCTGATCATCGCCATGGGCTGGCCGGTCAACAGCGTATGGGTGCTGGGGCTGTTTCTCGCCGTCGACCTGATCTTCCAGGGCTGGGCCTTCATTGCGGTCGGCCTGGCGCTGAAAAAATAAGTTCAAAAAGCAATGGCCGCGTCGAGCTCGGAAAGCGGGCTGACGCCGGCAAGCAGCGCCCTCGCCTCGGCCTCGTCGCGTTTCATCTGCGCGACCAGCGCGTCGAGCCCGTCGAACTTCACCTCGGCGCGCAGGAAGCCGAAGAAGGACACCGCGCATATCTCGCCGTAGAGGTCGCCGGAGAAGTCGAAGACGAAGGTTTCCAGAAGCGGCGCGCCGTTGTCATCGACGGTCGGGCGGCGGCCGAAGCTGGCAACACCATCATGAAGCGTGCCGTCGGCGCGACGGAAGCGGACGGCGTAAATCCCTTCCTTCAGAGTGGCTTCCGGCGAAAGCCTCATATTGGCGGTTGGAAAGCCGAGCGTCCGGCCAAGCTGCTGGCCGCCGATCACCTCGCTTTCGACCGTGAAGCGGTAGCCGAGCAGGCCGGCGGCCTCGGCCACCTCGCCTTCGCACAGCAGCGCGCGGATCCGGCTCGACGACACCACCTCGGCGCCCTCGTCGCGAAACGCGTCGACCAGCGTGACGCCGAAGCCGCGGCGTTCGCCGGCCGCCATCAGATAGGCCGGGCCGCCTTGCCTATCCTTGCCGAAGTGGAAATCGAAGCCGGTCACGGCATGAATGATGCCGAGATTCCTGTCCAGCACGCCGGTCACGAACGCTTCCGCCGACAGTGCGGCGAAGTCGCGCGTGAACGGCTGTTCGACGAGGGCGGCAAAGCCGAGATGCGACAGCAGCCGTGCCTTCATTGGCGGCGGCGTCAGCACGAACAGCGGTATATCAGGCCGGAACACCTTTCTCGGATGCGGCTCGAAGGTCAGCACCAGAGCCGGCACGCCGCGCCGGCGGGCCTCGGCAAGCGCGCGCTCGAGCACGGCCTGGTGGCCGCGGTGCACGCCGTCGAAATTGCCGATCGCCACCACGCCACCCCGCAAATGGGCCGGCAGCGGCGAGATTGCCGAAACGCGTTCGAAGGCTTCCGTCATTTCGAGGCTTCCGTCATGGCGCGACCCTACTGCAGTCTCGGAATGACCGCGACCGGCCGGTAGCCGTGCCTTTCCAGAAAGGCAATTAGCCTGGTCGGATCCGGTTGTAGCGGATCGCCGTAGTCGCGGGCATGGATGCCGCCCGATACGTAGAGCACGTCGAAGCCGTTGTCGGCAGCACCCTTGATGTCGGTCATCATGCCATCGCCGATGGCCAGCACGCCCGAGCGCTCGACCGGGCGGCCGAGCAGGTCGGCGATCTCCTTCATTGCGACGTCATAGACCGGCGCGTAAGGTTTTCCGGCGATAAGCGTGCGCCCGCCGAGCTGGGCATAGTCGCGGGCCAAGGCCCCGGCGCACCAGATCATCCGCTCGCCGCGCTCGACCACGATGTCGGGATTGGCACAGATGAAGGGCAGGTTCCTGGCGCGTAGCCGCCGCAGAAGATCGGCGTAGTCCTCCGGCTTCTCGACCTCGTCGTCGAACAGCCCGGTGCAGACCACGCCGGATGCCTCGAACTCCTCGACCAGCTCGACATCAAGCCCGTCATAGAGCGTGAAGTCGCGGTCGGCGCCGATATGAAAGATCTTTCGCGGGCCCTCGATGATCAGGTCGCGGGTCACATCGCCGGAGGTGACGACGCGGTCGTAGGCCGCCGAGGGAACGCCGATCGCATTCATCTGCGCCACCACATCGGCGCTGCGGCGTGGCGAATTGGTGATCAGCACCACAGGTATCTTCGCTTCGCGTGCGGTGGCCAGCGCCAGAGCCGCGGCCGGAAAATGTCGTTCGCCATTGTGGACCACACCCCACACGTCGCAAAGAATGGCAGAATAGGCTGCCGACAAATCCGCGAGCGAGCCGATGATATCGGGCGAATCCGCCATATCGTTTTCCAAGTCATGATGGTTGCGAGCGCCGCCGCCGACGATCCGCAGCGGCCGGACCGCATTAACCGAAGCTCTTCACCCTGTCACCAGCTTTCGCCGCGTTTCAGCATCGCCGCCCAGCAATGAAGGCATAATCGCAAAGGACAAAAATTTTCGTTTCCAGAGCTTTAGCCGATTCCGGAGACTCCGCGGCGGTCCCGATCGCGGGCGGCATTGGCCCCAGCGGCGGCGTGGTTAACGAGCTTTGAAAAAGTGTGTCGATCTTGGACATATATTAGCAATCTGAAATTTAAGGATTGGTGGCATCTGTTCGCCGACAAAGGGGTTCTGGCGGGGTGCTGACGGCAATGATCCGAAAATTCGGTAGGGACCGGCGTGGCAACTATACGCTGATGACGGTCATCACCATGGTGCCGCTCATGGGCGGCTTGGCGCTCAGCGTCGACTACTCGGAACTGCTCCGCCAGAAGAACGCCACGTTGAATGCCCTGGACGGCGCCGGCCTCGCTACCGCTCATAAGATCGTCTCCGGCGCAAGCGACGACGCCGCCAAGGCCTATGCCAAGACTTTCTTCGAAGCCAATCTCGGCCCTGTCGATCCGGCCAATACGTTGCTTACCGTCACCCTGCCCAACAGCAATGCGGGTGGAGGCACGTTAAAGCTCTGCAGCGCCCTAACGTATCACCCCTATTTTCTGCCGGCCGCCGCTATGCTGATTGGCGGCGGGACCACGAGTGATACAACCTTCACGGCGTGCTCGGAAATCCGCCTAAAGAACACGCTGGAAGTAGCCCTTGTGCTCGATAATTCCGGCTCGATGAATAATCTGGGTTCCGGCACCGGCCAGATGCGGATTGATCTGCTGAAGACTGCCGCCAAGCAGCTTGTCGATACGCTGGCGCTGCAGGCACAGCAGATGAAGCAGGTCACCAAACCGGTGCAGTTCTCCCTGGTGCCGTTCGCTGCTTCGGTCAATGTCGGTCCCGCCCATGACCAGGATAGCTGGATGGACCAGGACGGCATCTCCCCGATCCA
This window harbors:
- a CDS encoding bifunctional riboflavin kinase/FAD synthetase, producing the protein MTEAFERVSAISPLPAHLRGGVVAIGNFDGVHRGHQAVLERALAEARRRGVPALVLTFEPHPRKVFRPDIPLFVLTPPPMKARLLSHLGFAALVEQPFTRDFAALSAEAFVTGVLDRNLGIIHAVTGFDFHFGKDRQGGPAYLMAAGERRGFGVTLVDAFRDEGAEVVSSSRIRALLCEGEVAEAAGLLGYRFTVESEVIGGQQLGRTLGFPTANMRLSPEATLKEGIYAVRFRRADGTLHDGVASFGRRPTVDDNGAPLLETFVFDFSGDLYGEICAVSFFGFLRAEVKFDGLDALVAQMKRDEAEARALLAGVSPLSELDAAIAF
- a CDS encoding TIGR01459 family HAD-type hydrolase yields the protein MADSPDIIGSLADLSAAYSAILCDVWGVVHNGERHFPAAALALATAREAKIPVVLITNSPRRSADVVAQMNAIGVPSAAYDRVVTSGDVTRDLIIEGPRKIFHIGADRDFTLYDGLDVELVEEFEASGVVCTGLFDDEVEKPEDYADLLRRLRARNLPFICANPDIVVERGERMIWCAGALARDYAQLGGRTLIAGKPYAPVYDVAMKEIADLLGRPVERSGVLAIGDGMMTDIKGAADNGFDVLYVSGGIHARDYGDPLQPDPTRLIAFLERHGYRPVAVIPRLQ
- a CDS encoding HdeD family acid-resistance protein; this encodes MTLQGDALKDAIGQTRAKWGWFVGLGVLLLILGGIAFGNLFIATVASVYVVGWLMLMAGIIEIMHAFGVKTWSRFFYWLLSGLLYAVAGFFAFYNPLLASAVLTFLLAVALLASGVLRAWVGYKHRPEKGWGWLVAAGVISALAGLIIAMGWPVNSVWVLGLFLAVDLIFQGWAFIAVGLALKK